From the genome of Pseudomonas sihuiensis:
GGGCGTGCCGAGGCGCAGAACCATTGCCAGGTCTATCGCCCGTGGGGCAGCTACGACTCCATCGACAGTGGCAACCGCTTTCAGGTCAAACGCATCGTGGTCAAGCCAGGCGCCAGCCTGTCGCTGCAAAAGCACCACCACCGTGCCGAGCACTGGATCGTGGTCTCCGGCACTGCACGGGTGACCTGTGACGACAAGACCTTCCTGCTCTGGGAGAACCAGTCGACCTACATCCCCATCGCCGCCGTTCACCGCCTGGCCAACCCCGGCAAGATTCCTCTGGAGATCATCGAGGTCCAGTCCGGCAGCTATCTGGGCGAGGACGACATCGAGCGCTTCGAGGATGTCTACGGCCGCACCGACACCACGGTCAACTAGCGACTTTCAGCGTCACAGCGGCTGACGCTCGTACACGGCTTCACTGGAGGAAGCACGTCACATGCCTAGGTTATTCAATGGGGTCGACACCTCATCCGGTATCGGCAAGCTGTGCGGTTGGGCGTGCCTGATCGCCCTGCTCGCGCTTGCCTCGGAAATGGTCGACCCGAGCTACCTCGACCCGTCGCATCAGAAATTCATCTTTCTGATCGGCGCGCTGGGCATGTGGCGTTACGGCAACGCCGCCACTCACTACCTGCGCGGCATGTACTTCCTGCACTGGCGTTTCCCACGCATGCGCAAGGCCGTCGAGCGCATGGGAGCCGCGGCGCTGCCCGAGCACATGTTCATGGTGGTGACCAGCTTCCGCATCCCGACCCATACCACCTTCAAGGTGTACCAGTCGGTGTTTCAGGAAGTGCAGCGGATGCCGGTGCCCTGCACCGTCATCGCCTCGATCGTGGAGAAAGGCGACGAGAACTTCATCAAGGACATCATGCGTCAGGAAGTCCGCGACCGCGACGACATCAAGCTGATCATCGTGCGCGCCCGCGGCACCGGCAAACGCGACGGTCTGGCGCATGCCTTCCGCGCGCTGTCCCGGCAGATGCCACTGGAGAACGCCGTGGTCGGTGTGGTCGATGGCGACACCATGATGCTGCCCGGCTGCGTCGAGCGCGCCGTCAGCATGTTCGCCTATCTGCCCAGCGTCGGCGGCATCACCACCAACGAGTTCTGCGAGGTGGAAGGCAGCAAGCTGATGCAGGAGTGGCACACCATGCGCTTCGTCCAGCGGCACATCAACATGTGCTCGATGGCACTGAGCAAACGCGTGCTGACCATGACCGGGCGCCTGTCGTTCTTCCGCGCCAGCGTGATGACCAACCCGGAATTCATCAAGGACGTGGAAGCCGACTTCCTCGATCACTGGCGGCTGGGGCGTTTCCAGTTCCTCACCGGCGACGACAAGTCCTCCTGGTTCAGCCTGATGCGCGCCGGCTGGGACACCTTCTACGTGCCCGACAGCCACACCCTGACGGTGGAGCATCCACCAGACAACAGCTTCCTGCGCGCGACCCGGCAACTGATGTACCGCTGGTATGGCAACTCGCTGCGGCAGAACTTCCGCGCCACCCGACTGCTGGGCCTCGACCGTCTGGGCCTGTTCACCATGTACGTGCTGTACGACCAGCGCGTGTCCATGTGGACCTGCCTGATGGGCCTGAGCGCCTCGGTAGTGGCCGGCCTGCTGTTCGGCATCCAGTACCTGTTGCTGTACCTGTTCTGGGTGCTGTTGTCGCGCACCCTGGTAACGCTGTTGTTCTTCTTCGCCAAGCACCCGGTGCATCCGATGTACCCCTTCGTTCTGTATTACAACCAGATCGTCGGCTCGGTGATGAAGGTTTACACCATGTTCCACATGGACCAGCAGAGCTGGACCCGGCAAAAGACCACGCTCAGCAACGGCAGCGTCAGTTTCGATGCGGCCCTTAATCGATGGACGTCGAAGACGATGTTGTTGTCCTCCATTGCCATCTTCTTCGGGGTCATTTCGGTCCTGCTAGAACTCACGCAACCTTAAGTAAAGGCGCGAATGCTATGAGTAGCACCACTGTCTTACCTGTAAACGTTGTTCACGAAGCGATCGATGAGCGCCAGTTCGTCCGCGCCAAGATCCCCGCCCGCATCAGCCTGCAAGGTCACGGCCTGAACGGCGTGGAATGCGAGATTCTGGACATCTCCCTGGGCGGCAT
Proteins encoded in this window:
- a CDS encoding glycosyltransferase, which translates into the protein MPRLFNGVDTSSGIGKLCGWACLIALLALASEMVDPSYLDPSHQKFIFLIGALGMWRYGNAATHYLRGMYFLHWRFPRMRKAVERMGAAALPEHMFMVVTSFRIPTHTTFKVYQSVFQEVQRMPVPCTVIASIVEKGDENFIKDIMRQEVRDRDDIKLIIVRARGTGKRDGLAHAFRALSRQMPLENAVVGVVDGDTMMLPGCVERAVSMFAYLPSVGGITTNEFCEVEGSKLMQEWHTMRFVQRHINMCSMALSKRVLTMTGRLSFFRASVMTNPEFIKDVEADFLDHWRLGRFQFLTGDDKSSWFSLMRAGWDTFYVPDSHTLTVEHPPDNSFLRATRQLMYRWYGNSLRQNFRATRLLGLDRLGLFTMYVLYDQRVSMWTCLMGLSASVVAGLLFGIQYLLLYLFWVLLSRTLVTLLFFFAKHPVHPMYPFVLYYNQIVGSVMKVYTMFHMDQQSWTRQKTTLSNGSVSFDAALNRWTSKTMLLSSIAIFFGVISVLLELTQP